In Candidatus Woesearchaeota archaeon, the genomic window CTCATTTGTTAGTATCTAAAATTCATATATAAAAACCCGCTTAATCGCTGTAAGAAATCTCTTGCTTACCAATTAAATGTGAGTTATTAATTGACAATTGAACGATTCCGGACAACGCCCTTAATTAAGTAAATTTATATATTCTAGAATTAATTTAAATTAAAAAAGAGGCGCAATGAAGCACAATTACTTTAAGTTATTGTTAAAATTTGTACCAATATTTTTATTCTTATTAATATACTTCCTGGTTACACCTGAAAATCTTTCTCAAAACGGGTGGAGGGCTTTTATAATCTTCTTAATAACAATATATTTTTGGGCAACTGGGACCATTAACATTTCAATTACGGCATTATTGGTAATTTTGCTGTTAATGATTACAAATACAGTTACACCCGCAGAAGCATTATCAGGTTTTTCATCATCAGCGTTATTCTTAATTATAATTGGGTTCCTATTGGGTCTGGGTTTAGTCGCATCAGGCTTGGACAATAGAATAGTTAATTATTTTCTTAAAATTTGCAAACGAGAAAATACTATTCTGGCCGGAATAATGGGAATAACTGCATTCTTATCAATGATAATGTCAAATACAACCACGACATTGCTTATGCTTCCGATTATTGTTAGAATTGCTCGAAAGACAAAGATAAATGGGGTAGCATTATTCCTTGCAACAGCATTTTCTGCTAACATCGGGGGTGTAGGTTTTTTGATTGGAACCCCGCCAAACATTTTAGTCGCCGAAGTTTTAAACTTAAACTTCAATGAATGGTTTTTTTATGGGTTTCCATTTGTAATAATTATGTTAATTTTGTTATATTTGTCATTTTATATCATGTTCAAGCCTACTTCAAAGATGATTAAATTCAGAGTTGAAAATTTAGGGAGATTTACTCTAAAAGAAAAAAAAGCCGCATCTATTATCTTGCTTGCACTAATTCTGTGGTTTACATCCCCTTTTCATAATATCTCAACAGTTACTGTGGGCTTATTGGCCGGGTTATTATTCTTATTAACGACATATTCATGGAATTTTTTTCAGAAACACACAGATTGGGGCATAGTTTTTTTGTTGGGCGGCGCAATTTCAATGAGCAACGCGCTGCAAACAACTGGTGCGGCGCATTGGATGGCAAACTCATTTTTAAATGCAACGGGTTTAGAAAATCCATTATTTATATCGTACAGCTTTGTGTTATTTAGTTTAGTAATTACTCAATTTATACAAAACACGGCAACAGCCGCAATCATGGCGCCGGTATTAGTTAGTATTGCAAATACCCTAAATATAAACCCCATTGCATTAGTGCTTCCAATGGGTATTAGTGTATCAATGGCATTCCTTTTGCCAAGCGCAACAGCACCAAATGCAATCATGTTTAATAAATCCAAAATCAAAATTAAAGATATGGCAAAGTATGGTGCATTACCAACATTTTTTGCGTTAATGGCATTATTTGTATTTTGTTATATTTTGATTTATTAATTTTTTTAGTTAATTTTATATATCATCACGAATTTTTATATTTTTAATGGCTCCAAAAAAATATGTTTTAACAGGGGGACCAAGCGCAGGTAAAAGCTCTATTCTTATAGGTCTTGAATTTTCAGGCGAATCTGTAGTTAATGAGGCAGCTACTGATTATATAAGATATATGCAAGCCCAATTTAAGCCGGAACCATGAACAGAATCCAATTTTCAAAATATGATATTAAAGTTGCAACTTTTGAGAGAATGTAAAATATCTGAGAACTTGGAGAGAATATTTCTTGATAGGGGAATACCCGACGGTTTAGCTTATGAAAAAGAGGGTACTGAAAATTATCAAATAATTCTGGATATTGCAAAAAAGACGCGGTATGATCAAATTTTTGTTGTTAAACCCTTGGAGTTTACAAGAACTACTCAAGTAAGAAGAGAAAATCGTGGAGAAGCTTTAGAACTATGTCAAAAGATGGATGAAGTGTATAAAGGTTTAGGTTATACGCCTTTAAAAATAGAGGCAGGGCCTTTAGAAGAACGAATTAAATTTATATTTGAACATTTAAACTGAAAAATTTCTCGAGAAACTTTGTTAAGCTAAAATAATTTATTCACTACATCAACAGTATAAAGTATCATTGCTTGTGCCTGGCTTTTGGTAGGGTTAAATGTAACTTGTTTAATATGCACAGAGTCAATTCTGACCTTATTTATCAAATGTATTTGTTCAGTAATTCCGGGATCAAACAAAACGTTTAATTCCTTAAGTTTAGCAATCAATTTTCCCAAGCCGGCGCCTGGCGAAGTTTCCAATATATCTTTACGCGTTAATTCATAATATTTGCGGTGCAGACATGCTTCTAAAATACGGCCGCACAAAATTGCGCAAGACCTATAACATCCATTTTCAAAACATTTTTTCGTTTCTTCAATATCAGTTAAAACTTCGACTTTGATCATATTTGGCAGGTTAACTATCTCAAAATCAATGTTAACTTTTTGCACTTTGGGTAAAACATTTTGTAACTCTTTTAATGCTTGCAACATTTCGGATTGCCGGTATTGGCCCCCGGCACTTGCTAATGCATTAACCAATTCTT contains:
- a CDS encoding SLC13/DASS family transporter — encoded protein: MKHNYFKLLLKFVPIFLFLLIYFLVTPENLSQNGWRAFIIFLITIYFWATGTINISITALLVILLLMITNTVTPAEALSGFSSSALFLIIIGFLLGLGLVASGLDNRIVNYFLKICKRENTILAGIMGITAFLSMIMSNTTTTLLMLPIIVRIARKTKINGVALFLATAFSANIGGVGFLIGTPPNILVAEVLNLNFNEWFFYGFPFVIIMLILLYLSFYIMFKPTSKMIKFRVENLGRFTLKEKKAASIILLALILWFTSPFHNISTVTVGLLAGLLFLLTTYSWNFFQKHTDWGIVFLLGGAISMSNALQTTGAAHWMANSFLNATGLENPLFISYSFVLFSLVITQFIQNTATAAIMAPVLVSIANTLNINPIALVLPMGISVSMAFLLPSATAPNAIMFNKSKIKIKDMAKYGALPTFFALMALFVFCYILIY
- a CDS encoding AAA family ATPase; protein product: MAPKKYVLTGGPSAGKSSILIGLEFSGESVVNEAATDYIRYMQAQFKPEP
- a CDS encoding ATP-binding protein produces the protein MRECKISENLERIFLDRGIPDGLAYEKEGTENYQIILDIAKKTRYDQIFVVKPLEFTRTTQVRRENRGEALELCQKMDEVYKGLGYTPLKIEAGPLEERIKFIFEHLN
- a CDS encoding DUF4145 domain-containing protein; its protein translation is MEEDLQKLYEITENMTGVVNAILKNKLDKDIVLDEFKKQKQAHYNKLLENSVKEIMKIGNELDKSVKKYESFVRVKELVNALASAGGQYRQSEMLQALKELQNVLPKVQKVNIDFEIVNLPNMIKVEVLTDIEETKKCFENGCYRSCAILCGRILEACLHRKYYELTRKDILETSPGAGLGKLIAKLKELNVLFDPGITEQIHLINKVRIDSVHIKQVTFNPTKSQAQAMILYTVDVVNKLF